The proteins below come from a single Triticum aestivum cultivar Chinese Spring chromosome 5D, IWGSC CS RefSeq v2.1, whole genome shotgun sequence genomic window:
- the LOC123122190 gene encoding histone H4: MSGRGKGGKGLGKGGAKRHRKVLRDNIQGITKPAIRRLARRGGVKRISGLIYEETRGVLKIFLENVIRDAVTYTEHARRKTVTAMDVVYALKRQGRTLYGFGG; encoded by the coding sequence ATGTCGGGCCGCGGCAAGGGCGGCAAGGGGCTGGGGAAGGGCGGCGCCAAGCGCCACCGGAAGGTGCTCCGCGACAACATTCAGGGCATCACGAAGCCGGCGATCCGGCGgctggcgcggcggggcggcgtgaagcgcatctcggggctcatctacgaggagacccgcggcgtgctcaagatcttcctcgagaacgTCATCCGCGACGCCGTCACCTACACCGAGCACGCCCGCCGCAAGACCGTCACCGCCATGGACGTCGTCTACGCGCTCAAGCGCCAGGGCCGCACCCTCTACGGCTTCGGCGGCTAG